One Mycobacteroides abscessus ATCC 19977 genomic window carries:
- a CDS encoding GntR family transcriptional regulator, with the protein MSRTFRYRRLINELRATRSGHDQTSVLDGLRRAILDGAAPPGSMIPIGEVADTYQISPIPVREALKTLVAEGLVDHRANGGYRVAQLTLPELREIYFTRGVLERAALAQAAARATPEDVDRALAEHQLLQQATVEDDARAFHVHSRRFHRALVLPCGMHRLLHMFEATWNLTEPFQVMRTVSASDQLQLHADHEAMITAAASRDIDTLLSVAATHHDRLESVIVAAAGQLDVVAEA; encoded by the coding sequence ATGTCACGCACGTTCCGCTACCGGCGGCTGATCAACGAGCTGCGCGCCACCAGGTCGGGTCACGACCAGACCAGCGTGCTCGACGGGTTGCGGCGGGCCATCCTCGACGGTGCGGCACCGCCAGGTTCGATGATCCCCATCGGTGAGGTGGCCGACACCTATCAAATCAGCCCCATCCCGGTACGGGAGGCGCTCAAGACCCTTGTGGCGGAAGGACTTGTCGATCATCGGGCCAACGGAGGGTACCGCGTAGCCCAGCTCACGCTGCCGGAGCTGCGTGAGATCTATTTCACCCGTGGTGTTCTCGAGCGGGCCGCACTTGCTCAGGCCGCTGCGCGTGCTACGCCGGAGGACGTGGATCGCGCGCTCGCCGAGCATCAGCTGCTGCAACAGGCAACCGTCGAAGACGACGCCCGTGCTTTTCATGTGCACTCCCGGCGTTTTCATCGCGCCCTGGTACTGCCCTGCGGCATGCACCGGCTCTTACACATGTTCGAGGCAACGTGGAATCTGACCGAACCTTTTCAGGTGATGCGAACGGTGTCGGCATCCGATCAATTGCAGCTACATGCCGATCATGAGGCGATGATCACAGCGGCGGCAAGCCGGGATATTGACACCTTGCTGTCCGTCGCGGCTACCCATCACGATCGCCTGGAGTCGGTGATAGTTGCTGCCGCAGGACAATTGGATGTGGTCGCCGAGGCATAG
- a CDS encoding aspartate/glutamate racemase family protein gives MRIRVINPNTTEAMTKSIAAAAQSAAWAQTSVTAVNPSMGPASIESHYDEALSVPGILAEIRRAESEGTDGYVLACFGDPGLDAARELATGPVLGIAEAAMHTASHLGRGFSVVTTLERTAGRAWDLAERYGMSRFCRGVHGCDIAVLDLEQNPRTRDILVEHCRRAAHDDGSDVIVLGCAGMARLCRDISGEIGLPVIDGVTAAVNLVQSLVSMGLRKSGHGEFAAPPIKPYAGLLDSFGSVPAG, from the coding sequence ATGCGCATACGCGTGATCAACCCCAACACCACCGAGGCCATGACGAAATCCATCGCCGCCGCGGCGCAATCGGCGGCCTGGGCGCAAACCAGCGTCACCGCCGTCAACCCCTCGATGGGTCCGGCGTCGATAGAGAGTCACTACGACGAGGCCTTGAGCGTGCCCGGCATCCTGGCCGAAATCCGCCGCGCCGAATCCGAAGGGACCGACGGGTACGTGTTGGCTTGCTTCGGTGATCCAGGACTGGACGCGGCCAGGGAGCTGGCCACCGGCCCGGTGCTCGGCATCGCCGAGGCCGCCATGCACACGGCCAGTCACCTCGGCAGGGGTTTCAGCGTGGTCACCACCTTGGAACGCACCGCCGGTCGCGCCTGGGATCTGGCCGAACGCTATGGGATGTCGCGTTTCTGCCGCGGGGTCCACGGTTGCGATATCGCGGTACTGGATTTGGAGCAGAACCCGCGCACCCGGGACATTCTCGTCGAACACTGCCGTCGCGCGGCCCATGACGACGGCAGCGATGTGATCGTGCTGGGCTGTGCCGGAATGGCCCGGTTATGCCGGGACATCTCCGGCGAGATCGGACTACCGGTGATTGACGGGGTGACCGCCGCGGTGAACCTGGTGCAGTCGCTGGTGTCCATGGGCCTGCGCAAGTCCGGCCACGGCGAGTTCGCCGCACCACCAATCAAACCCTATGCGGGACTACTCGATTCGTTTGGTTCGGTGCCCGCCGGATGA
- the puuE gene encoding allantoinase PuuE: MVGYGRTPPHPRWPGNARIAVQFVLNYEEGAENNVLDGSAGSETFLSEMVPVEAFPNRHMSMESLYEYGSRAGLWRVLRVFERRGLPLTIFAVATALQRNPEAVSAFGELGHEIACHGLRWQSYQLVPPDIEREHMAQAVQILRDLTGQAPLGWYTGRDSPQTRQLVVEHGGFSYDSDSYADDLPYWVRVPAPGGVADHLVVPYTLDTNDMRFSSPAGFPSGEQFFTHLRDAFDCLYAEGEAGSPKMLSVGLHCRLVGRPARTVALERFVDHVQAHDGVWITKRIDIAEHWRRVHPAGTEPNESSSPA; this comes from the coding sequence ATGGTGGGCTATGGGCGCACGCCACCGCACCCGCGGTGGCCCGGCAACGCGCGGATTGCGGTGCAGTTCGTGCTCAACTACGAAGAGGGTGCAGAAAACAACGTCCTGGACGGATCGGCGGGCTCGGAGACGTTCCTATCGGAGATGGTCCCGGTCGAGGCGTTCCCCAACCGTCATATGAGCATGGAATCGCTGTACGAGTACGGTTCACGGGCCGGTCTCTGGCGGGTCTTGAGGGTCTTCGAGCGCCGCGGTCTGCCCCTGACCATCTTCGCGGTGGCGACGGCGTTGCAGCGCAACCCGGAGGCGGTGTCCGCGTTCGGTGAGCTCGGGCACGAGATTGCCTGTCACGGGCTGCGCTGGCAGTCCTACCAGTTGGTGCCACCCGATATCGAGCGGGAGCACATGGCGCAGGCCGTCCAGATCTTGCGTGACCTGACCGGCCAGGCTCCGTTGGGGTGGTACACCGGGCGCGATTCACCGCAGACGCGGCAGCTGGTGGTTGAGCACGGGGGTTTCTCCTACGATTCGGATTCGTACGCCGATGATCTGCCGTACTGGGTGCGGGTACCTGCCCCCGGTGGCGTGGCCGACCATCTGGTGGTGCCCTACACCCTGGACACCAACGACATGCGATTCTCCTCGCCGGCCGGGTTCCCCAGTGGAGAACAGTTTTTCACGCATCTGCGGGACGCATTCGACTGTCTGTACGCCGAGGGGGAGGCGGGCAGCCCGAAGATGCTGTCGGTGGGCCTGCACTGCCGGCTGGTGGGCCGGCCGGCGCGGACGGTCGCGCTCGAACGGTTTGTCGATCATGTGCAAGCTCACGACGGTGTGTGGATCACCAAACGCATCGACATCGCCGAACATTGGCGCCGGGTTCATCCGGCGGGCACCGAACCAAACGAATCGAGTAGTCCCGCATAG
- a CDS encoding NCS1 family nucleobase:cation symporter-1, producing the protein MGTIVGGPLYRTESRSGGSILIQENIVSAQHHGNTGRLVSGVTSLPGWSDTGGDCVSGVLTADAVAPTGGHSAAGDSVIKPGYDPALTNGDLAPLRTQTWTSYNFFAFWMSDVHSVGGYVFAGSLFALGISASQVLLALLVGIAAVYWLCNLVARPSQQTGVPYPVTARIAFGVRGANLPAVIRGLIAVAWYGIQTYLASTAFVLLAVKFQPSLGRYGNAGEYGFLGLSLLGWGGFLLMWVLQAAVFWNGMEAIRKFIDFCGPAVYAVMLALALYLVVAAGWENVHFGLASGPPKSGFAALATILSAIALVVSYFSGPMLNFGDFSRYGRTFGEVKRGNFLGLPLNFLFFAVLAVCTVSAGATVIGRGEDGAIITDPVLIVDKINNTTAAVLGVLTFAIATIGINIVANFVSPAFDFSNLAPTRISWRTGGMIAAVGSILITPWNLYNNPNTIHYTLDALGAVIGPLFGILIADFYLVRRRAVVVDDLFTLSPSGTYQYRGGINPIAVTATVLGALLAIATVIWGSPYLATFTWFVGAGIGFAVYLVGMRYTPRHLIYGR; encoded by the coding sequence GTGGGCACGATAGTAGGCGGCCCGCTCTACCGCACCGAATCACGTTCCGGCGGCTCCATTCTGATCCAGGAAAATATTGTTTCCGCGCAACACCACGGCAACACCGGCCGCTTAGTTTCGGGAGTCACCAGCCTTCCCGGCTGGTCGGATACCGGAGGAGATTGTGTGAGCGGCGTACTCACGGCGGATGCCGTCGCCCCGACCGGCGGACACAGTGCCGCCGGAGACAGTGTGATCAAGCCCGGGTACGACCCCGCATTGACCAACGGCGACCTGGCACCGCTGCGGACACAGACCTGGACCAGCTACAACTTCTTTGCGTTCTGGATGTCCGACGTGCACAGCGTCGGCGGCTATGTCTTCGCCGGAAGTCTTTTCGCGCTGGGCATCTCAGCCTCGCAGGTACTGCTGGCCCTGCTGGTCGGCATCGCGGCGGTGTATTGGCTGTGCAACCTGGTGGCGCGTCCTTCTCAGCAGACCGGTGTGCCGTATCCGGTGACCGCCCGCATCGCGTTCGGAGTGCGCGGCGCCAATCTTCCCGCCGTGATCCGCGGTCTCATCGCCGTCGCCTGGTATGGCATCCAAACCTATTTAGCTTCAACAGCATTTGTACTTCTGGCGGTCAAGTTCCAGCCTTCGCTGGGCCGCTATGGCAATGCCGGCGAGTACGGCTTCCTCGGTCTGTCGTTACTGGGATGGGGCGGTTTCCTGCTGATGTGGGTCTTGCAGGCCGCCGTCTTCTGGAATGGCATGGAGGCGATCCGCAAGTTCATCGACTTCTGCGGGCCCGCCGTGTACGCGGTAATGCTGGCACTTGCGCTGTATCTCGTCGTCGCGGCCGGTTGGGAAAACGTGCATTTCGGCCTGGCTTCGGGCCCACCGAAATCCGGGTTCGCCGCGTTGGCAACGATACTGAGTGCGATTGCGTTGGTGGTGTCCTATTTCTCGGGACCGATGCTCAATTTCGGAGATTTCTCCCGATACGGCCGCACCTTCGGCGAAGTCAAGCGCGGCAATTTCCTCGGTCTACCGTTGAACTTCCTGTTCTTCGCGGTGTTGGCGGTGTGCACGGTGTCGGCCGGCGCAACGGTCATCGGACGCGGCGAAGACGGCGCCATCATCACCGACCCGGTGCTGATCGTGGACAAGATCAACAACACCACCGCGGCAGTGCTGGGCGTACTCACCTTCGCGATCGCCACTATCGGGATCAACATCGTGGCCAACTTCGTCTCGCCGGCTTTCGATTTCTCCAATCTCGCCCCGACCCGGATCAGCTGGCGCACCGGCGGGATGATCGCGGCGGTCGGCTCGATCCTCATCACCCCATGGAATCTCTACAACAACCCGAACACGATCCACTACACACTCGATGCGCTCGGCGCCGTAATCGGTCCCCTGTTCGGCATCCTGATCGCCGACTTCTACCTCGTGCGCCGCCGCGCGGTTGTGGTGGACGACCTGTTCACCCTGTCACCGTCGGGGACGTACCAGTACCGCGGTGGCATCAACCCGATAGCCGTGACCGCGACAGTGCTAGGCGCCCTGCTGGCCATAGCGACCGTGATCTGGGGCAGTCCATATCTGGCGACCTTCACGTGGTTCGTGGGCGCGGGTATCGGCTTCGCCGTCTATCTCGTGGGCATGCGCTACACGCCGCGGCACCTGATTTACGGCCGGTAG
- a CDS encoding nucleotidyltransferase family protein, whose amino-acid sequence MEPDPTAGVVVGAVLAAGAGNRYGMPKILAANGRWLELAVTALDRGGCEEVYVTQGAVSVEMPSPAHGIEVARWRDGVSESVRAVLELVHARTDVVGVLIHLVDLPSVGPEVVRMVLRASGGRRSALVRATFAGRPGHPVYLGSEHVGPVLSALAADRGAGPYLAARTDVIEVPCEHLADGADHDYRP is encoded by the coding sequence ATGGAACCTGACCCCACGGCAGGTGTCGTCGTCGGTGCGGTGCTGGCGGCCGGGGCCGGCAATCGCTACGGCATGCCGAAGATCCTCGCCGCGAACGGACGGTGGCTCGAGCTGGCCGTCACCGCGCTGGACCGGGGCGGCTGCGAGGAGGTCTACGTGACCCAGGGTGCTGTGTCTGTCGAGATGCCCTCGCCCGCACACGGCATCGAGGTCGCACGGTGGCGGGACGGCGTGTCGGAGTCGGTACGGGCGGTGCTGGAACTGGTGCACGCGCGCACGGACGTGGTCGGGGTGCTCATCCACTTGGTGGACCTGCCGTCCGTCGGGCCGGAGGTGGTGCGGATGGTGCTGCGTGCCAGTGGGGGCCGCCGTTCGGCGCTTGTCCGGGCGACATTTGCGGGGCGGCCGGGGCACCCGGTATACCTCGGTTCGGAGCACGTCGGTCCGGTGCTGAGTGCGCTGGCTGCCGACCGGGGAGCCGGTCCCTACCTGGCCGCGCGTACTGATGTGATCGAGGTGCCATGTGAGCATCTCGCCGACGGCGCCGACCACGACTACCGGCCGTAA
- the dctA gene encoding C4-dicarboxylate transporter DctA has translation MPTAIEVPASEMVRLANKPPWYRSLFVQLLVAIVAGVVIGWLWPGLGADLRPLADGFIKLIKMLIAPIIFCTVVLGIAHVGDLKSVGRIGVKALIYFEAVTTFALLFGLLVGNLAKPGAGFHIDAGTLATGADAIAKKTNNGELPHTVEFLLGIIPSSIVSAFAENALLQVLFFAVLFGLALAKFGESGPPVVLEFIDHLSHIFFTIIGWIMRLAPVGALGAMAYIVGQYGIGSLSSYGKLIAACYAAALLFIGVLAVIARLFAGVNLWRFVVYIKDELFLALGTASTEVVLPRIMTKLNHAGCSKTTTGLVIPTGYSFNLDGATLYLSICVLFLAQALGVNLTLGEQITAVLVLMLTSKGMAGVPGSSFLALSATVAAIGHGAIPVAAVALLLGADRIMDSMRVSVNLLGNCVATLVVAQWEGQLDKDRMCKVLAGQQVVNEPEGESAAAHP, from the coding sequence ATGCCGACCGCGATCGAGGTACCCGCCAGCGAGATGGTGCGTCTGGCGAACAAGCCGCCCTGGTATCGCTCGCTATTCGTCCAGCTTCTGGTGGCGATCGTCGCAGGTGTGGTCATCGGCTGGCTGTGGCCGGGCCTGGGCGCCGACCTGCGCCCCTTGGCCGACGGTTTCATCAAGCTGATCAAGATGCTGATCGCCCCGATCATCTTCTGCACGGTGGTGCTCGGCATCGCCCATGTCGGCGACCTCAAGTCCGTCGGCCGCATCGGCGTCAAGGCGCTCATCTACTTCGAGGCGGTAACCACCTTCGCGCTGCTCTTCGGCCTGCTGGTGGGAAATCTCGCCAAGCCGGGAGCGGGCTTTCACATCGACGCCGGGACGCTGGCGACCGGGGCCGACGCCATCGCGAAGAAGACCAACAACGGGGAGCTACCCCACACCGTCGAGTTCCTGCTCGGCATCATCCCCTCATCCATCGTCTCGGCCTTCGCCGAAAACGCCTTGCTTCAGGTGCTGTTCTTCGCGGTGCTGTTCGGCCTGGCGCTGGCCAAGTTCGGCGAATCAGGTCCGCCAGTGGTACTCGAATTCATCGACCACCTCAGCCACATCTTCTTCACCATCATCGGGTGGATCATGCGGCTGGCGCCGGTGGGAGCGCTTGGCGCGATGGCCTACATCGTGGGCCAGTACGGCATCGGCTCGTTGAGCAGCTACGGCAAGCTCATCGCCGCCTGCTATGCCGCCGCGCTGCTGTTCATCGGCGTTCTGGCGGTGATCGCCCGGCTCTTCGCGGGGGTGAACCTCTGGAGGTTCGTCGTCTACATCAAGGACGAATTGTTCCTGGCTCTCGGCACCGCCTCCACCGAGGTGGTATTGCCGCGCATCATGACCAAGCTCAACCACGCGGGGTGCTCCAAGACCACCACCGGGCTGGTCATCCCCACCGGGTACTCCTTCAATCTCGACGGAGCCACCTTGTATCTGTCGATCTGCGTGCTCTTCCTTGCCCAGGCCCTGGGGGTCAACCTGACCCTCGGCGAACAGATCACCGCGGTGCTGGTGCTGATGTTGACCTCGAAAGGCATGGCGGGCGTGCCGGGTTCGTCATTCCTCGCACTCTCGGCGACCGTGGCCGCCATAGGCCACGGCGCCATCCCGGTGGCAGCCGTTGCGCTGCTGCTGGGCGCCGATCGCATCATGGACTCGATGCGCGTCTCGGTGAACCTACTGGGCAATTGCGTGGCGACGCTGGTGGTGGCCCAGTGGGAAGGCCAGCTCGATAAGGACCGCATGTGCAAGGTTCTCGCTGGTCAACAGGTCGTGAACGAGCCCGAGGGGGAATCGGCAGCTGCACACCCCTGA
- a CDS encoding DUF6986 family protein, producing MGPVAAASSSNPVDAGSPGWLTPIAELLTAADAELATAYPETRDEPQPIHTVYVSAALADVELPGQWGASALALTARHEPSLAALDTQGVLPRVKERLAADPIQDLRLDFEDGYGWRGDSTEDADARKAGRTLRALSIAANPPAILGIRIKGLTSLHLRRSVRTLELVLDGASGVPRGFVTTIPKFRTVTQVEAALRLFDELERVHGLPSGSLRFELQIESPQAVLGADGAVTLAKAIHLAQGRLTALHYGTYDYSAACGIAAEQQSLEHPVADHAKAVMLAAAAQTGVWVCDGSTQVNPEGSPEQQAAALTRHHRLVTRALERGYWQGWDMHPGHLVTRWLATYGFHRRALAVAGPRILAYLQRQGGGVVDEPATAQALATGILRGLDCGAYTDSALPPGCDRAVLNQLVQRTHS from the coding sequence ATGGGACCCGTGGCAGCGGCATCCTCATCGAACCCAGTAGATGCCGGCAGCCCCGGCTGGCTGACTCCGATCGCGGAGTTGCTGACGGCCGCCGACGCCGAGCTCGCCACTGCCTATCCGGAGACGCGCGATGAACCGCAACCCATCCACACCGTGTACGTCAGCGCGGCCCTGGCCGACGTCGAGCTACCCGGGCAATGGGGAGCATCCGCACTGGCGCTGACCGCGCGTCACGAACCGTCGCTGGCGGCGCTCGACACCCAGGGCGTCCTGCCCCGCGTCAAGGAACGCCTTGCCGCCGACCCCATCCAGGATCTGCGGCTGGACTTCGAGGACGGCTACGGCTGGCGCGGAGACAGCACCGAGGACGCCGACGCCCGCAAGGCGGGACGCACGTTGCGCGCACTGTCGATAGCGGCGAATCCTCCTGCGATACTGGGCATCCGAATCAAGGGCCTCACCTCATTACACCTGCGGCGCAGCGTGCGCACCCTGGAGCTGGTACTCGACGGCGCATCTGGGGTGCCACGGGGCTTCGTGACGACCATCCCGAAATTCCGCACCGTAACCCAAGTCGAGGCGGCACTGCGACTCTTCGACGAGCTAGAGCGTGTGCACGGATTACCCAGCGGCTCACTGCGATTCGAGCTGCAGATCGAGAGTCCGCAAGCGGTGCTCGGTGCCGACGGCGCCGTCACCTTGGCCAAGGCAATCCATCTGGCCCAGGGGCGCCTGACCGCGTTGCATTACGGCACGTACGACTACAGCGCGGCCTGCGGGATCGCCGCCGAACAGCAGTCCCTGGAGCATCCCGTGGCCGACCACGCCAAGGCGGTGATGCTCGCCGCCGCGGCTCAGACGGGTGTATGGGTGTGCGACGGCTCCACGCAGGTGAACCCCGAGGGCTCACCCGAGCAGCAGGCCGCGGCGCTCACCCGCCACCACCGGCTGGTCACCCGCGCACTCGAGCGCGGCTATTGGCAGGGGTGGGACATGCACCCGGGACATCTGGTGACCCGCTGGCTGGCCACCTACGGATTCCACCGGCGCGCGCTGGCGGTGGCCGGTCCGCGCATCCTCGCCTACCTGCAGCGCCAGGGTGGCGGTGTCGTCGACGAACCGGCGACGGCCCAAGCCCTGGCGACCGGGATCCTGCGTGGCCTGGACTGCGGCGCCTATACCGACAGCGCGCTACCGCCGGGATGCGACCGGGCGGTACTGAATCAACTCGTGCAACGCACCCACAGCTGA
- the alc gene encoding allantoicase, with protein sequence MTGNAPAGLPDFTMLPDLALRPLGGAVIWANDDLFAEKENLIKPGPADYRPATFGHKGQVYDGWETRRRRDPAGDPGHDAAIVRLGVPGVIAGVVVDTAWFKGNYPPEISVEATEVEGYPPAAEIARDALWHTIVQRTKVYGDSRNPFDVDSPRRWTHVRLTMYPDGGVARLRVHGHGQPDPRFLQAGQFDLAAIENGGLVTDCSNRFYSSPQNLLFPGVARVMGDGWETARRRDGANDWVHVRLAGEGLIRLAEIDTSYFVGNSPGASALQGLTAQGDWVPLLARTALQPDTRHRFLLDGQQPVTDVRLDIYPDGGLARLRLFGELTAAGRASLQGH encoded by the coding sequence ATGACCGGCAACGCACCCGCGGGGCTGCCCGACTTCACCATGCTTCCCGACTTGGCGCTGCGCCCCCTGGGCGGGGCGGTGATCTGGGCCAACGACGATCTGTTCGCCGAGAAGGAGAACCTGATCAAACCCGGGCCGGCCGACTACCGGCCCGCGACCTTCGGGCACAAGGGACAGGTCTATGACGGATGGGAGACCCGGCGCAGGCGTGACCCGGCCGGCGATCCCGGCCATGACGCCGCCATCGTGCGGCTGGGCGTCCCGGGGGTGATAGCGGGCGTCGTCGTCGACACCGCGTGGTTCAAGGGAAACTACCCGCCCGAGATCTCGGTCGAGGCGACGGAAGTCGAGGGATACCCGCCGGCGGCAGAGATAGCTCGAGATGCCTTATGGCACACCATTGTCCAGCGCACCAAGGTCTATGGCGACAGCCGCAATCCCTTCGACGTCGATTCGCCGCGACGCTGGACTCACGTGCGGTTGACCATGTATCCCGACGGCGGGGTGGCACGACTGCGTGTGCACGGCCATGGGCAGCCGGATCCACGGTTTCTGCAGGCCGGACAGTTTGACCTGGCTGCCATCGAGAACGGCGGCCTGGTCACCGACTGCTCCAACCGGTTTTACAGCTCACCCCAGAATCTGCTGTTCCCTGGTGTCGCACGAGTCATGGGCGACGGATGGGAGACCGCCCGTCGCCGCGACGGCGCCAACGATTGGGTACATGTGCGGCTCGCCGGGGAGGGCTTGATCAGACTCGCCGAAATCGACACCTCCTACTTTGTGGGAAACAGCCCCGGGGCGTCAGCCCTGCAAGGACTAACCGCACAGGGCGATTGGGTACCGCTGCTAGCGCGAACCGCTCTGCAACCGGACACCCGGCACCGCTTCTTGTTGGACGGCCAGCAGCCCGTCACCGACGTGCGGCTAGACATCTACCCCGACGGCGGGCTGGCGCGGCTGCGCTTGTTCGGTGAGCTCACCGCGGCGGGGCGGGCCTCCCTCCAAGGGCATTGA
- a CDS encoding aldo/keto reductase, whose amino-acid sequence MHPCTVPTVRFHNGVDIPQLGLGVAAIPDAEAETIVRQALDAGYRHIDTATRYGNERGVGLGISRSGVCREEVFVTTKLWVDDFRDAASAFARSLEALGTDYVDLFLIHWPAPDYGQYVTAWQQIVQLYLSGDIRAIGVSNFEPEHVQAIVDATGVLPVINQVELHPYFQQRKLRQFNSDREIVTEAWSPLAQGIGTAEDSPLAALAAKHNKTPAQLILRWHIELGHVVIPKTCSPQRLTENLQIFDFSLSPEDLDVFAQFDQPNGRLGTHPNEGFSAHHSARSRWHRDRLARRAA is encoded by the coding sequence GTGCATCCATGCACTGTCCCCACAGTTCGCTTCCATAACGGTGTCGACATCCCCCAGCTGGGCCTCGGTGTCGCCGCCATCCCCGACGCAGAAGCGGAAACCATTGTCCGGCAAGCACTTGATGCCGGGTATCGGCATATCGATACCGCGACCAGATACGGCAACGAGCGCGGCGTCGGCCTCGGCATCTCTCGCTCGGGTGTATGCCGGGAAGAAGTTTTCGTCACCACGAAGCTATGGGTAGACGATTTCCGAGATGCCGCCAGCGCTTTCGCGCGGAGCCTTGAGGCGCTCGGCACCGACTATGTGGATCTATTCCTCATTCATTGGCCCGCACCGGATTACGGACAGTATGTGACGGCGTGGCAGCAGATTGTGCAGCTGTATCTCTCCGGCGACATCCGCGCCATCGGCGTATCCAACTTCGAACCTGAGCACGTGCAAGCCATCGTGGACGCGACCGGCGTGCTGCCGGTGATCAACCAGGTGGAACTACATCCGTACTTCCAGCAGCGAAAGTTGCGGCAGTTCAACTCAGATCGGGAAATCGTCACCGAGGCCTGGAGTCCCCTTGCCCAGGGCATCGGTACCGCCGAGGACTCGCCGCTGGCGGCGCTGGCCGCCAAGCACAACAAGACACCGGCTCAGCTGATCCTGCGTTGGCATATCGAGCTAGGACATGTGGTGATCCCGAAGACATGCTCGCCCCAACGGTTGACGGAGAATCTGCAGATCTTCGATTTCAGTTTGTCCCCGGAAGATCTGGACGTGTTCGCTCAGTTCGACCAGCCCAACGGCAGACTCGGAACACACCCCAACGAAGGATTCTCGGCGCACCATTCGGCGCGCAGTAGATGGCATCGGGACCGGCTGGCCAGACGAGCCGCCTAG
- a CDS encoding alpha/beta fold hydrolase: MLTGPRRRPRITSIESVAVAEQDKTESVPAKGEVPSLDVEGSGVQPPVSPGIRRAFWWLERFAPGIGSRWAVELWCTPPVIESSLRMPPGVPAGEPLEAHWNGHRIAGESWGEGPTVYLVHGWGGQRPHLGIFIKPLLQAGHRVIAFDLPSHNESEHGALAPGRTTLIECADAVAAMIEKHGPARAVVAHSLGANATTFAAAKGAPVGRVVYLAPMGDFPLYLDLFAARHGFGPRIRAGLQRQLERRIGMTLPETELVRVAAQAGHPPLLLIHDPDDPDTPYASSEQLARSWPGARFMATKGLGRLAHYRILRHRPAINAGLEFIGSASG; this comes from the coding sequence GTGTTGACCGGTCCGCGCCGGCGCCCCCGCATCACATCAATAGAATCGGTGGCCGTGGCTGAACAAGACAAGACGGAGTCCGTGCCGGCCAAGGGAGAAGTGCCCTCCCTTGATGTGGAAGGCTCCGGAGTTCAACCCCCGGTCTCACCGGGCATACGCCGGGCTTTCTGGTGGTTGGAGCGCTTCGCACCCGGGATCGGATCACGCTGGGCGGTCGAGCTGTGGTGTACACCACCGGTCATCGAGTCCAGCCTGCGCATGCCACCGGGAGTGCCCGCCGGTGAACCCCTGGAGGCCCACTGGAACGGCCACCGGATCGCTGGCGAGTCCTGGGGCGAGGGTCCCACGGTCTACCTCGTACACGGTTGGGGTGGGCAGCGCCCCCACTTGGGGATTTTCATCAAGCCCCTGCTCCAGGCGGGGCATCGGGTCATCGCCTTCGACCTCCCCAGCCACAACGAGTCCGAGCACGGCGCGCTGGCGCCCGGACGCACCACGCTCATCGAGTGCGCCGACGCGGTGGCCGCGATGATCGAGAAGCATGGGCCCGCTCGCGCCGTAGTGGCACATTCCCTGGGTGCCAACGCGACCACCTTCGCCGCGGCCAAGGGCGCACCGGTGGGCCGTGTGGTCTACCTGGCGCCGATGGGCGACTTCCCGCTGTACCTGGATCTGTTCGCCGCACGTCATGGCTTCGGCCCACGGATACGCGCGGGGCTGCAACGGCAGCTGGAGCGGCGCATCGGCATGACCCTGCCCGAAACCGAATTGGTCCGGGTCGCCGCCCAAGCCGGCCATCCACCGCTGCTGCTCATTCATGACCCCGACGACCCCGATACTCCCTACGCGTCGAGCGAACAGCTGGCGCGGTCGTGGCCCGGAGCGCGCTTCATGGCCACGAAGGGACTCGGCCGGCTCGCGCACTACCGAATCTTGCGGCACCGCCCCGCCATCAACGCGGGCCTGGAATTCATCGGTTCCGCTTCGGGTTAG